The following proteins come from a genomic window of Palaemon carinicauda isolate YSFRI2023 chromosome 12, ASM3689809v2, whole genome shotgun sequence:
- the LOC137650742 gene encoding mucin-1-like, whose product MLLVTSVRVGLKKTKSYMSSIWTLAKRLSIHESSKTTKCGLPEDAVRSSPSQKISLVVGEGSVPALGTLVAEASVHHEVILFPKQGRSQVQFAITLDGCMSNLDEETPSLLRSPHHQRGNTPTPSQAPLSSDPGRSRFRSLHCQRGSSPAPSQDHEPSDQGKSSPRSSCSKSSSMSSSRSRRHTSQQSTSSMSPRGKSTSRPSHKELSHHSSSSTPGLSSLRSSKDSSVSSV is encoded by the exons ATGTTACTTGTAACAAGTGTAAGGGTTGGTCTAAAGAAGACCAAAAGTTATATGTCAAGCATATGGACTTTAGCCAAGAGACTTAGTATTCATGAGTCGAGTAAGACCACAAAATGTGGTCTACCGGAGGATGCGGTTAGATCTTCACCTTCCCAGAAGATTAGTTTAGTCGTAGGGGAGGG CTCTGTACCTGCCCTTGGTACGCTAGTCGCTGAGGCGAGCGTACACCATGAGGTGATCCTCTTCCCAAAGCAGGGCAGGTCGCAGGTCCAGTTTGCCATTACCCTTGAtgggtgtatgagcaacttggacGAAGAAACCCCATCGCTACTTCGTTCTCCCCATCATCAGCGAGGGAACACCCCTACACCTTCACAAGCTCCTTTATCTTCAGATCCAGGGAGGTCAAGATTTCGTTCTCTTCATTGTCAACGAGGGAGCTCCCCTGCTCCTTCGCAGGACCATGAACCTTCAGACCAAGGAAAGTCTTCTCCTAGATCCAGTTGCAGCAAATCTTCTTCTATGAGCTCGTCtcgcagtaggaggcatacctctcaACAGTCCACCTCAAGTATGTCTCCCAGGGGTAAATCCACATCGAGACCCAGTCACAAAGAACTGTCTCATCACTCTTCAAGCAGCACACCCGGACTCTCATCACTCAGGTCCTCGAAGGACTCTAGTGTTTCCTCTGTCTGA